In a genomic window of Telopea speciosissima isolate NSW1024214 ecotype Mountain lineage chromosome 5, Tspe_v1, whole genome shotgun sequence:
- the LOC122661007 gene encoding probable sarcosine oxidase — MENSGDQFDVIIVGAGIMGSCTAYQAAKRGRKVLLLEQFDFLHHRGSSHGESRTIRATYPEHYYSSMVIESSHLWEEAQSEIGYRVYFKTPHFDVGPADDKSLQSVITSCQAKSIPHCILDRRQVAEKFSGKFNLPENWIGLWTELGGVIKPTKAVSMFQTLAIQRGAVLRDYMEVKEIKRDDVKGDILVITSNGDKYWGNKCVVTAGAWTKKLVETVSGLEVPIQPLNTTVQYWRIKEGSEKDYSLTGGFPTFAGYGDPYIYGTPSLEFPGLIKIAVHGGYPCDPDKRSWVPVLITNPVNDWIEGKFCGLVESSKPVITQSCMYSMTPDGDFVIDFLGGDFGRDVVVAGGFSGHGFKMGPVVGRILADLVLDGEAQGVELSHFRLGRFEENPKGNLKEFDDQVCPYLQPSE, encoded by the coding sequence ATGGAGAATTCCGGGGACCAATTCGACGTTATTATCGTCGGTGCTGGCATCATGGGCAGCTGCACCGCCTATCAGGCAGCCAAGCGCGGCCGCAAAGTCCTTCTCCTCGAGCAATTCGACTTCTTGCACCACCGCGGTTCTTCCCATGGAGAGTCTCGCACCATACGCGCCACCTACCCAGAACACTACTACTCATCCATGGTAATCGAATCCTCTCATCTCTGGGAAGAAGCACAATCCGAGATCGGCTATCGGGTATACTTCAAAACCCCTCACTTCGACGTTGGCCCGGCCGATGACAAAAGCCTCCAATCCGTCATCACTAGTTGCCAAGCGAAATCGATCCCTCATTGCATCCTTGATCGTCGGCAAGTAGCGGAGAAATTTTCCGGCAAATTTAACCTGCCAGAGAATTGGATCGGTCTTTGGACTGAACTTGGTGGGGTCATCAAGCCTACCAAAGCAGTCTCCATGTTCCAAACTCTGGCCATCCAGAGAGGAGCTGTACTTAGAGATTACATGGAAGTGAAGGAGATTAAGAGAGATGACGTGAAAGGAGATATTTTAGTAATCACATCTAATGGTGACAAATATTGGGGAAATAAATGTGTGGTGACAGCTGGAGCATGGACAAAGAAATTAGTGGAAACCGTAAGTGGCTTAGAGGTGCCTATTCAACCTCTAAACACCACGGTACAGTACTGGAGGATCAAAGAGGGTTCTGAGAAGGACTACTCACTCACCGGCGGCTTTCCGACTTTTGCGGGTTATGGTGATCCCTATATATACGGCACACCCTCGTTGGAGTTCCCTGGGTTGATCAAAATTGCCGTGCACGGTGGCTACCCTTGTGACCCGGATAAAAGATCATGGGTGCCCGTATTGATCACCAACCCCGTGAATGATTGGATAGAAGGAAAATTTTGTGGGCTTGTTGAGTCAAGTAAGCCGGTGATCACGCAGTCGTGCATGTATTCCATGACACCAGATGGAGATTTTGTGATAGATTTCTTGGGGGGAGATTTTGGCCGGGATGTTGTGGTCGCTGGCGGGTTCTCGGGTCATGGGTTCAAGATGGGTCCTGTAGTGGGGAGGATTCTTGCTGATCTAGTGTTGGATGGAGAGGCACAAGGGGTGGAGCTAAGCCACTTTAGGTTGGGAAGGTTTGAAGAGAACCCAAAGGGAAACTTGAAAGAATTTGACGACCAAGTCTGCCCATATCTGCAGCCTAGTGAGTGA